The sequence CTTTTTGTCTATCCATTTTAACTCTCGGATTGGCTAGAGGTTTAGGGGAGAATTGTGACACCAGGAGGCCGTTTtctactttaaaaatataggaAAAGGATAGAAATTGAGATCTTGAAAAAGCACAGTTGGCGGATAGAATCTCTTGAGCTCCTTAAGTTTTGGTTTTCCTTTTGTAGTTTTGGTAACTTCAGCTTTAGAAAGCTCAATTGATTTGGATggttagattttattttatttgtttttcttctttcccaGCCTTCTCGGTAATCAGGCAGAGGGCCAGTTTGCTGCatcttttaaattaactaCTTCCCCATATCCCATCTCATCTTTCTTTTGAGTAATTTTCATTATGATTTCTAAAATCACCCTGGAATGAATTTGGCATTTTGCAGGGGAGAATAGGGTTTTGAATTCTGAACTTTGGCATGCATGTGCGGGTCCACTTGTTTCTCTACCTGCTGTTGGAAGCCGTGTTGTTTATTTCCCACAGGGTCATAGCGAGCAAGTAAGTATTTGTATTCTAAATATAGCCTGCTTCTTTGCATCACAGAAGTCATTATCATCTATTTGATCTGAAGATATCTTGGCCATGACTAGTGATTGCGATCTTGGGTACTACAGATTTTGAAGTGCTTAACGTTTGCAGTTCACCGACATACACATACATTAAGTCATTCTTTGATGATAATACAGCTATTTAGACAGTTTAGGTTGCTCATCTACTATTTCTTGAATGAGCTGTCACTTTTTgtaaattgaaaattctagTGCTGCCTCCTTCTCCTTCATAACTGTACGATTAGTTAGATGATCCATTTActcatgtttttaattatatatttataactttCTTTGCTTTGTCTTATCATAATCGTTGCTGTTTTATACAGGTTGCTGCATCAACCAACAAGGAGGTGGATGCCCATATCCCTAATTACCCAAGTTTACCCCCGCAACTTATATGTCAGCTTCACAATGTGACCATGCATGTAAGATAAAATGTGCTTAGCTTGAGGGTTCCTTGTTCTGTATTTCCCACTGGCACTGCCTCAAAGGCTAAGAAAATTTCTCTGTTTCAGGCAGATGTTGAGACAGATGAAGTGTATGCACAGATGACCTTGCAACCATTAAGTCCTGTATGCCATAGCGTCTTtaattatggggttttaacttttttctttttggttgacattaattttaatacatgGTTGAAATGACCTTCTACAGCAAGAGCAAAAGGATGCATACCTTCCAGCAGAATTGGGCACTCCCAACAAACAGCCAACAAACTACTTCTGTAAAACTCTGACGGCTAGTGATACAAGTACTCATGGTGGATTTTCAGTCCCTCGCCGGGCAGCTGAGAAAGTGTTTCCTCCCTTGGTAAAGCTTCTATTTTGGTGCGAAACAAGCCCATTAGTTCAACTTTACTACGGTCGAAATCTGAAATTTTACATGGATCTTTCACTTGCAGGACTTCTCCCAGCAACCTCCAGCTCAAGAGTTGATTGCTAGGGATCTGCATGATAATGAATGGAAATTCAGGCACATCTTTCGTGGtgagttgtttttttttttttgtaaaagaaagcTAGTGTTGTTCTctatttaagcaaccaaacaAACTTGACCTTAAAGCTGGCTGGACTCATACTTTAGCAATGAGGTATCTAtgtcttttggttgtttgaaATGAATGATTAATATGCTATGTGCTAAGCATTTCAATATTTATCTCGTAGTTGATGCTCAGAATGATGACAGCACTCTATGTAAGATTGGctgtgtttttctttcttcaagaAGTTACTACTTGCTCTCTTGTATGATTAATTTAATCGCTTGTTTTACAAGTTGGCTTGCTTCTGTGCAAAACTTGgatattaaaagttaaatcttttgaaattaagTTGATGTTGGTATTGGTAAAGTTGAGTTTTTTGTGACTGTTATAAATCCACCTCCTGCAGTTCCTTGTTGGATTTTGCAGCTTGTTTTGGATTGCAGCTTTTAAATTTCATGCATAGTGGAATGTTATTCTGagcttattttaattttgaaaacagGAAAGCACTTTCTATGCGTAACAGTATTTGACAGTTCTTAACTTTCTTCTTTCAGGGCAGCCCAAAAGGCACCTCCTTACAACAGGGTGGAGTGTGTTTGTAAGTGCTAAAAGACTTGTTGCTGGGGATTCGGTCCTTTTTATCTGGTAGGCTGTTGGCCAATTCccttcttttgatttttcttgtcATTTCTTATCTCTTAATCTTAAATGGTGCATGCGAGGTACTGTTTCTTATGAGCCTCTTTCGATTTAAGTATTACACCTGAAACTCATCTAAACTGGTGACCCAAGCCGAGTAACTCATCTGTGCTCTTGGATACTTGGAGATAAATATGGCATTAGGGTCAGTTAAAGAGCTTCATGTGCTTGGTGTCTTGTAAATTTGAGATTGCAACATTCTGGACCAATCTGCCAAAATATTCTCTCCGTTATATGTTTAACTTCTGTGTGCATGAGATATGGATGCTTATTTAGACcctattcctttttttcctattttctCTAACATCTTGCCTCTTTGTATCTATGAACATGAAATTATGGTGTCTTGTTGAATACCTTTGTCAGGAATGAAAAGAATCAATTGTTGCTTGGTATACGGCGTGCCAATCGTCCTCAAACTGTGATGCCTTCATCGGTCTTATCAAGTGACAGCATGCACTTAGGGCTTCTTGCTGCTGCAGCTCATGCAGCTGCAACAAATAGCCGTTTCACCATATTTTACAATCCGAGGTGCTATTCTTAGTATGTTTgcagaatttaaaatttcattgaTATGATCATACTCTTTTAACATGTTATCATTTCCTATTTAGGGCTAGCCCCTCAGAGTTTGTAATACCACTGGCAAAGTATGTTAAAGCGGTCTATCATACCCGGGTTTCTGTGGGCATGCGCTTTAGGATGCTGTTTGAAACAGAAGAGTCAAGTGTTCGTCGGTAGGAACCTgtattgttatatttattatatttgtagtTACTGCAGAACTTGTTTTTGGGTATTCACTTCCTTGCcatttgttttatcttttatttttgtcaagCCTATCGAAGATGAGCTTCATTATTGTCTGCACTGATGGAAAATTCATAACATACAAACagatgttaaaaattaaaacattgtTGATTTTGGCTGAATTCAACAGGCTTGAAGTTGGATTACTCTGTGCACACGTGCACCCACACGTGTCTTTATGTGTAACacatttttttacttatagCCATTTTTATGCTTCTATCTAGTACTCTTTTGGCTCATCTGacttgttttcttctttttttattgcttaatctactatttttgttgtgatGGATCTCTTATTGAGAAAATTATGCATCGACTTGATGTGCACATCTGACAATTGTTTATTATCCAGCTACATGGGCACAATAACTGGCATAAGTGACTTAGATCCTGTTAGGTGGCCAAATTCACATTGGCGCTCGGTCAAGGTATGCTAGGAACAGTAGACAATGTTGTTTATTGTTCAATATGTTGTTGCTTggtaaaatgttatttttgtcAAATGTTCTGCAAATGTTGCACTCAATACATCATCTAAGTCTACCTGATATTGATAGAGCAACTAAATGCAGGTTGGCTGGGATGAATCCACAGCTGGAGAAAGACAACCAAGAGTTTCCCTATGGGAAATTGAGCCGCTAACAACATTCCCAATGTATCCATCTCCATTTCCTCTGAGGCTTAAACGACCTTGGCCCCCTGGACTACCCTCATTTCATGGTAAGCTTTGAGTGTTTCGATGAGATACAAAATCTtctaaattttgttttatgcTCTGGATTTTTCGTTTCCTAATCCCTACTTGGCACAGTTTGAGAGTATGCTTATATTGTTATGATGGCATTTGAAGTCTTTTTCGCTTTGGGGAAAAATAGctatcttttttttccttacaTTTCTTGTTTATAAATCTTATGGTTGTAGGCATCAAGGATGATGATCTGGGAATGAATTCTCCCCTTATGTGGCTGAGAGGAGATGCAGATCGTGGAATTCAATCTATGAATTTTCAGGGGCTAGGAGTTACTCCATGGATGCAGCCAAGGGTTGATGCTTCCATGCTTGGTTTGCAAACTGATATGTACCAAGCTATGGCTGCTGCTGCACTTCAGGAGATGAGGGCTATAGATCCTTCTAAATCACCAACTACGTCCCTTTTGCAATTCCAGCAACATGCAAATCTCCCAAGCAGGACTGCTGCTTTAATGCAACCCCAGATGTTACAGCAGTCCCATTCTCAACAGGCCTTTCTACATCAAGGTATTCAAGAAAATCACCATCAGTCTCAGACTCAGGCTCAAACACAATCACACCTTATTCAGCAACAATTGCAGCAGCAGCACTCACTTAATAgtcagcagcagcagcagcactCACTTAATAgtcagcagcagcagcagcagcagcagcaacattCACTGCCACAACAACAGCAACTGGTTGAGCAGCAACAGATTCCGAATGTTGCCTCGGCCATATCTCAATTTGCTTCAGCCTCTCAATCCCAGTCACCCCCTCTGCAAGCCATTTCTTCCCTGTGCCAGCAGCAGAGTTTTTCTGACTCAAATGGGAACCCTGTGACAAGCTCTGTTGTTTCACCCTTGCACAGTCTCATGGGTTCATTTTCTCAGGATGAATCGTCTCATATGATCAACCTGCCTAGAACCAATCCCTTGATGACTTCTTCTGGCTGGCCGTCTAAGCGAGCTGCTGTTGAACCGCTTATTTCTTCACAGTGTGTTCTGCCCCAAGTAGAACAGTTGGGGCATCCTCAGGAAAACATCTCTCCAAGTTCTGTTTCATTACCGCCCTTCCCGGGCAGGGAGTGTTCGATAGACCAAGAAGGTGGTGCTGATCCGCAAAGCCATCTTCTGTTTGGTGTCAATATAGAGCACTCATCTCTCCTACTGCAGAATGGAATGTCAAATCTTAGGGGGGTTGGCAGTGATAGTGATTCCACAACCATACCCTTCTCTTCTAATAATTACATGAGTACTTCAGGCACTGATTtttctcttaatccaacaatGACACCTTCAAGTTGCATTGATGAATCAGGTTTCCTGCAGTCCCCAGAAAATGTGGGCCAAGTAAACCCACCAACTAGAACCTTTGTTAAGGTTAGTTTCCTCTGGGCTTGCTGTCTGATGCCTTGTGAAAattacttttcatttttatttggtacTGATATTTTAATGATCGACAGGTTTACAAGTCAGGGTCCTTCGGTAGGTCGCTGGATATTACCAAATTCAGCAGCTACAATGAACTGCGAAGTGAGCTTGCTCGCATGTTTGGCCTTGAAGGTCAGCTGGAGGACCCTCTGAGATCAGGCTGGCAGCTTGTATTTGTTGACCGGGAGAATGATGTTCTTCTCCTTGGTGATGACCCCTGGCCGTGAGTTCTTAGCTTCATTCTGGGCTATTATTTGTGTTTTCCCGTTAAATGTtcatcatcattatttttCTGGAAGACCGTTAATTGTGCTTAAACTGATCACTACGTTGTCATGAAACTATCTTGAAAATTAAAGTTATCTCTATATTTGTTCTGCGTCATTCTCTGTTTGTGCTTCTGATATATTTCATGCTTCTTGAATCAGGGAGTTTGTGAACAGTGTGTGGTGCATCAAAATACTTTCACCGCAGGAAGTGCAGCAGATGGGCAAACGTGGCCTTGAGCTTCTGAACTCAGTTCCAATTCAGAGGCTTTCCAATGGCAGTTGTGATGACTACGCAAGCAGGCAAGACTCGAGAAACTTGAGCACTGGTATTACTTCTGTGGGGTCTTTGGACTACTGAACAATTTTAACCAGTTAAGATATCATTCTCTTTTGTAATATTAGATTTCTCTTCGTGGCCTTACAGAGGTGGAAAGTACTGCCTAATCCTAGGTCcttaaagtttatatataagtattaCTGTAATTAGAAGATGCTGTTCCCTGTTTCTATGCTATTTAATACATACAATGCATATTTAGTAGGAATACGGTCTCTAGCTGTtggtttttgttattttgcaATCAATTTTATGATGAGATATTGTAGAATGAACATGATGCTCCTGTGTCTTTTTGTGACCTTTTTGGTTGATGTGACAAGTTATGGGGTTAGATAACTAATACAAGTTGTAGATTCCAGTTGCCATGTGATGGGTTGTATTAATAGTTTAAGTATTGAAGACAACTTGCTGTGCTTGCATTAAATGCTAAAATGGCTGGAGTTGTTAGGCTCCTGTTTCTGCAGAGTAGCGTAGGCCTCACttgtgcttttattcttcCATCTTATAGTTTCTATCTGGATTGGATGCCTTGTATGTTATGTATAGGTTGGTATCAGGTCTGGCTGAAGTTTTTGACTCGCTAGCTGTTTTTTTGATGTCAAGGTTCACGCAAACTCCCCTTTAGGTCGCCCTTGCTAAATGGCTTGAAATGCCTAAAGAACTGACATTTGGTATAAAAGTATTATGCTGTAATCTTTCTTATTCTCACTGACAGTCTCTCCCTGCGCTTGTGCACGTGGAGGTGTATCTATTCCTATAATTAACTTGTGAGAGACAAGTTCAACGGTTCATTCAACTTTGAGGTGGAACGGAAACACAACACTGAATAGTTGTGTAAATAAAAATCGCGATAAAACATAAAGATACTCGAGTGGACATGGTGAAATCTTTTTTTACGCCCCCAAATGGTTGGGATTGATGTTATGGGGTAGGTAAACTGGGTTAGTAGCAAAGCTGTACATATTTGAAAATCTTACTCTCTACCTGTGAGAAATGGAATGAGCATTTTAAGTTTGAAGCTAGGAACGTTGGTGCATTATTATTGAAAAGGAAGAACAAGCAGTAGACATAAACCTTCCCTTTGGGTACAATTGAATAATcttacatgtatatatatcataGGATGTCCGTATGTGCTCTGCCCTATCCCTTAAAATAGTGGGACAGCGGCTGTCGGTAGATTATGTGTGTCTGTGCGTGCATGCTTCTCTGTGCAGTCTTATTGCTTAAAATCttatcaatttcttctttgatACTTGCAAGGATGATTTTGAACCAGTGAAAGGGAAAAGGAAAGATTGATGAAGTTCAGctgtcctttttttttctcctaaatattttttcttacatGTGGGAGTGGGACCGAGTGGTGGGAATGAACCAAATGcaagagaaagaaattgaaaggGGTTTGTATGTGCATGGTTGTGCTGTGGGGCAGTGAAGTGGTAGATAGAACCTTTTTTCTCAAGGGATGGAATGGTGACAAGGTAGAGCACTATCCGCAATAATACCAACTCCAGTGAAATGTAGGGCTGCCTATGCAACAACCCCTTTAGAAGGACCTTTTTATGTTGGTTTGAGTGGGAGGTGAGGAGGGcaccctttctttctttctttccttttttccttttattttttttggttgtttttgCCCCACTTCTTAGTCTGTCGCTTTTACTATCGAagctatttttctttatttaaccATATTCCCTGTCAAGCAcaaaatgatgaaaataaGAAGTTCTATCTCTTTTTAACATATTTGAAAATGTGTTTTAGCATGTGGCCACTTTATGTGTGGGCTgactaaataaaaatctgGAAAAAAATGTGGTTGAATCCATTTTTTCtctgattttgattttggaatGACAACCCTAAAGATACTTTTATAGATCACATTCCCATTTTCAACacattaaactttttaatttgaataagaACTACTCCACATTTGATTTCCATATgttaattgtggtatatttttgcTACGACTTGTGATACAATAACCACTATTGTAAATCAAGACAATCTTATTAGTGTATGAGCGTCCATAAAATTGTTCCCAAAACTATTAACAGATTACTGACATTTTTAATTCCATGCACAAAATCTTATCGCAATAAAACAAAGACCACCGTATTTAAATGCGTATACAATTGGATCATTATTACACAGTTTGaacttaaaataaacatatcaaCGAATAGTATTTTGTTTCCACAACTATTTGAGAATTGAGTACTAAAATAGTACAAAGTAAGAGCACCAAATAAGGTCTTAAAAGGATTAAAAACAATTGAAATCCAATTTCAATTGGGGCAATTCTAACAcagaaaattaataacttttttttaagaaaaaaaagatttacttatatatatgGAGGAATAGAGAGTTATCTAGTATTGATTAAGATATTGAGAACAGAGAACTAATAGATTCATGAGACTTAAAGTGGGTCGGTAAGCATGAGTTGATATCGAGTTAGTTGGAGGCAAGTGATTGAGCTGtcagaaaaggaaagaaaataagaaaagaaaaatattggtCAAGCTGAAGTTCTGATAAATTAAAACACCgcattatttattagttattatatttatatcaattaatttttttaataatataagattaataataataataataaataaattaatataatatttataattatatatattaatatataatttaatttatctctTGATAATGTAGTAGATCgagtttaattaaaaaaaatttaaaatttattaagtgCACATTATATATGGAAATTCTTTTAAGGacaaaaaatcattttttgcTGCAACGTAGCATAATGTAAGACTACCACGTCTGGACAGTTGGAAATTTTCTATTACGTAACGGCAAAAAATTAATCGTCTATtaggaaaaagataaaagaatataatctatttaattaagaCCAAATTGATTCTGTCTTGATTCTTTGTGGGACAAGTTCTAAAGGAGtagtaatattaaaattaatattttttaatccaagTGACGACAGTAACCAAGAATTAACTTCTACAGTTAGATCTCAAAATTTCCACAATTGCAGTTGTTTGGAATATAAGGGCCGTCAGCAATGACCCCATGCGTAGACGTCTCGACGATCTTGCTCAGATCGGCCTTTAGTCTTTAGTTGTCATCTTGAAACCAATGGTTAGAAGGTCTAACTATGTATCAAAATGGAAgtgaaaattgaataaaaaatatatattaatgccgtctaaaaaaatttaaagagttTCTCGTATAAATTGAACCGTTAGAAATTCTTCATATTCTTGTATTGTGatctaatctttttctttatctatgccatgataatataaaaaaccATATATATCTACGAATATCCATATCCTAcatcattaaataaattatatttgattaagatgaaatttagtaaaaattcTCTTCCTTGCCAAGGTCCAATAGAATAAACCGTCATTCCCTATCGTATTAGTGCTAACAGCCAAAAAGCTGAGTGgaagattaaaaatttgttTAGGAGTCGTTTTGGTTTAAGTGTGAAGATGGTATCCTTGAAATCACTACATTATGAAAACAGATTTCTGCACCATAAGATTAAGATATGTAGCGAATTGGGGATTGGACTGCAACTTCGTTCCTATTAAAGTGCGTGCCATCATAATTGAGCACCAAGCCCTCTCTTGTCCTCGGTCCTTATTCCTATTTCCTACTAAAAGAGTCATAATAAGATGTATCCAACTGGGCCCAGTTTCTGGTGTTGGCCCTATTAACGAGCGTGCTGCAATTCGTTAGTGTTTTCCAGTAGGTATGGCAGTCGAGCTAGTATTTTTGGATACCGGAttcaatcaaattatattgcaacatatttaaatagtgacaaaggaatttaaaatataagtttatTATCTGTGTCGAGTTTGGATTCGACAGTACGGATATATGCTTTCCCAACCCATTTATATACACGGATACAGATACAAGGTACCCAAACCCGCTATCCgctattcatttatttaaatggGTATCTTATAGGATATCCGTGGGTGCTCTATTCTATTAGACtcataagaatttttttttatcattttgttcTCCGTGTGTATTGAATCTTAGATCttataacaaaaacaaaatcattttataattaagccatttaattttttccgAAAAGATacacattatatatatatacaatacgtatatatgtacatatatataatacatatacacacacacacacacatatatatatatatatatatatatattcttttattaatctcTTTTAGTAAAATCAACACTACGTCATCAATCAATATAACTGAGAACAATGTATACATAGAGTACTGTTATACTAAGATATAAAAGAACATTAGACTAAATCacgttaaaaattattataatgcTCGACCTAACATATTAACGTTATTAACTTATGATTATGTAGTGCTAGTATGAAATTGATCatgtttattaaaaaatcttgaccaatttatgttttttaaataattaatatgatattaaataattttataccATATTGTTATatagtataatttaaattttaacctgaaattttaaattttaaccttaagcttttaattttaattttaaccaTATTACAACAATAGGACAGTTACTAGTAAATATGACAAGTGTATTGATATATAacctttattaaaattgaatgttAAGTGTATTGATATTTGCTAAATGTTAAGTGTATTGAATCCCAAAGTGTTGgaaataaattagtaattttgtAATGTTAAGTGTATTAATGTTTGCTAAATATATGGGatatatttaaatctaatttgttgattgtaattttattttatttagattgtAACATgtcaaatacaaaaaatacttttaaatgtataaataGTTAGTATACATTTTCAAGCTTTCGAAAGTATTCAAATGCTCCAATTACACCTAGTATCAAATTGTACTTTGAATATAGAGTTGcacaaattgtaataaatattgcatttatttagtttttattatttataaaattgttttagattttattaaatttatgctTGGtcttattaatatatcaaacatTTGATGTTGAATATTTAGACttgattagtttatattttataatttttattttttttattgattcaaaTTATTGTAAACGGATTTTATAAACGGGtactcatttaattatttaaatatctatataaacGGATTTTAACGGATATTGATACCCGCTACCCATTTAAATAcccataaaatttatttaataatcatttaatctaaataaattttaatcggATTCAGGTAGTTTGCGATTAATCCTATTAGGATTTGGAAATAATTCAAGTGacaaaaataactttttaaacgGATTTGGAATGAGTTCGAATAATTATAGTTTAAACGGATTTGAGTTCGGATAGCATTAAACAGACGAATATCCTATCCATTACCATCCCTATTTCCACGTCCTATGTCAAAGTACATTCTCTATACTCTAATCCCTTAGCCAATCCAGTTTGCACATACAATGTTGCGTAACAGAAGATCTCATCTTGGGAGTTTTTTAAGCAGTTGGTTCTTTGCATTGGTTCGTTTATCAACCGGAATGTTTTTGAGGATCATATTCCGATGCATGTGTGAATGAAGTTAATCTGCTCACTACAAAAGCGGGAACCCCTTTTAATAAACTTCACTTGCAAATTCGGGTACTCCATTAGATACAAAGGAACAAACACTCAAGCTGaattttgaaagaagaaaCGAAGTACAAGACTAGCCACTTTGAGTATGAGCAACTTCCTTCCACttg comes from Ricinus communis isolate WT05 ecotype wild-type chromosome 5, ASM1957865v1, whole genome shotgun sequence and encodes:
- the LOC8276588 gene encoding auxin response factor 6 isoform X1, which gives rise to MRLSSAGFNPQTQEGENRVLNSELWHACAGPLVSLPAVGSRVVYFPQGHSEQVAASTNKEVDAHIPNYPSLPPQLICQLHNVTMHADVETDEVYAQMTLQPLSPQEQKDAYLPAELGTPNKQPTNYFCKTLTASDTSTHGGFSVPRRAAEKVFPPLDFSQQPPAQELIARDLHDNEWKFRHIFRGQPKRHLLTTGWSVFVSAKRLVAGDSVLFIWNEKNQLLLGIRRANRPQTVMPSSVLSSDSMHLGLLAAAAHAAATNSRFTIFYNPRASPSEFVIPLAKYVKAVYHTRVSVGMRFRMLFETEESSVRRYMGTITGISDLDPVRWPNSHWRSVKVGWDESTAGERQPRVSLWEIEPLTTFPMYPSPFPLRLKRPWPPGLPSFHGIKDDDLGMNSPLMWLRGDADRGIQSMNFQGLGVTPWMQPRVDASMLGLQTDMYQAMAAAALQEMRAIDPSKSPTTSLLQFQQHANLPSRTAALMQPQMLQQSHSQQAFLHQGIQENHHQSQTQAQTQSHLIQQQLQQQHSLNSQQQQQHSLNSQQQQQQQQQHSLPQQQQLVEQQQIPNVASAISQFASASQSQSPPLQAISSLCQQQSFSDSNGNPVTSSVVSPLHSLMGSFSQDESSHMINLPRTNPLMTSSGWPSKRAAVEPLISSQCVLPQVEQLGHPQENISPSSVSLPPFPGRECSIDQEGGADPQSHLLFGVNIEHSSLLLQNGMSNLRGVGSDSDSTTIPFSSNNYMSTSGTDFSLNPTMTPSSCIDESGFLQSPENVGQVNPPTRTFVKVYKSGSFGRSLDITKFSSYNELRSELARMFGLEGQLEDPLRSGWQLVFVDRENDVLLLGDDPWPEFVNSVWCIKILSPQEVQQMGKRGLELLNSVPIQRLSNGSCDDYASRQDSRNLSTGITSVGSLDY
- the LOC8276588 gene encoding auxin response factor 6 isoform X2, translating into MRLSSAGFNPQTQEGENRVLNSELWHACAGPLVSLPAVGSRVVYFPQGHSEQVAASTNKEVDAHIPNYPSLPPQLICQLHNVTMHADVETDEVYAQMTLQPLSPQEQKDAYLPAELGTPNKQPTNYFCKTLTASDTSTHGGFSVPRRAAEKVFPPLDFSQQPPAQELIARDLHDNEWKFRHIFRGQPKRHLLTTGWSVFVSAKRLVAGDSVLFIWNEKNQLLLGIRRANRPQTVMPSSVLSSDSMHLGLLAAAAHAAATNSRFTIFYNPRASPSEFVIPLAKYVKAVYHTRVSVGMRFRMLFETEESSVRRYMGTITGISDLDPVRWPNSHWRSVKVGWDESTAGERQPRVSLWEIEPLTTFPMYPSPFPLRLKRPWPPGLPSFHGIKDDDLGMNSPLMWLRGDADRGIQSMNFQGLGVTPWMQPRVDASMLGLQTDMYQAMAAAALQEMRAIDPSKSPTTSLLQFQQHANLPSRTAALMQPQMLQQSHSQQAFLHQGIQENHHQSQTQAQTQSHLIQQQLQQQHSLNSQQQQQHSLNSQQQQQQQQQHSLPQQQQLVEQQQIPNVASAISQFASASQSQSPPLQAISSLCQQQSFSDSNGNPVTSSVVSPLHSLMGSFSQDESSHMINLPRTNPLMTSSGWPSKRAAVEPLISSQCVLPQVEQLGHPQENISPSSVSLPPFPGRECSIDQEGGADPQSHLLFGVNIEHSSLLLQNGMSNLRGVGSDSDSTTIPFSSNNYMSTSGTDFSLNPTMTPSSCIDESGFLQSPENVGQVNPPTRTFVKVYKSGSFGRSLDITKFSSYNELRSELARMFGLEGQLEDPLRSGWQLVFVDRENDVLLLGDDPWPEFVNSVWCIKILSPQEVQQMGKRGLELLNSVPIQRLSNGSCDDYASRQDSRNLSTG